In Fragaria vesca subsp. vesca linkage group LG5, FraVesHawaii_1.0, whole genome shotgun sequence, the genomic stretch CACTGAATGGGCGCTCTTAGGATTACTGCTGAAATCAACACCGAAAATTAGGCAACCAGAAGCTGTCTCAGTTTTTTTCCTCTTTTCAACATGGTCCAGCATCAAGTCATTTTTAGGCTTTAATGAAGTTGGAGTTGAATATCCAGAGAAAAGTGGCCAAGCAGGACCAGTTTTACTATCCTCCACCGTAGGAGAAGATAGCCAACCCCCATCAGTTGTCCTCGAGATACAGCTGCTAATGCTGATAATGTCTGCCTGCTGATGATTCAATGCAACATGATCTTCACTTCTCTGGCCTTCAGCAGCACCACTCAATTGTGTGACGTCATGCCATGTTATTGAACTCGCAGTATCTAAATCCAAACAAAAAGAAGTCATAAATTGACTCTTTAAATCCTTGGCAGAGAGCGGAAGAAAAAAAAAAGAGCAGACGTATAAAACTCTTACCAGGAGCTGGGATTTCAGGGACTAGACGAGGCCTTTTGTTCTTCAAGACAGTAGATTGAGAAAGGCTCGCAGGTATGGAAGCCACATAAGGTTCTATCTCCCAGGGCGAGACCCTGTCAGGTCTGGGAATGGATGCAGACTCATCCCATTGAACCTGGGATCAATTTGATGTTAGAATTCTCATTTCAGACAAAGTATAGAAGGGAGAGGGCAGGACCAGAATGGACTAGTGAATAGCAAACAATTTAATTTATTCGTTTAGGTATTTGGTTTGGGGGTCAGGTATCTTATGGTTTCTAATGTACGGTGAGCGGTGGTATTGAACTATTGGTATTGTAAAATTATTCGTTAGTCCATTTAGCACCAGCGCAAATTACAACAAGGGCAAGTAACCAAGTAGAAGAATTTACTTTAAGAGATCGCCATTTTGAATCTGCCCATTGAGGAGATATATCCTCAAGACCAATTATAGTGCCTGAAAACCTGAAAATGTAAAGGGTACATAAGAAAACTGCATTAGAAGTCATCCTTAAGGAAAATCCAAATAATAAATATATATATTTTTTTTTTACAGAAGTCCAGTACTAGACATGTGCTACCTTCTCTCTGGAGCGTCCTCCCCCTCAAACCTCATCTTGAATCTCATTCCAACCGAGAACTTATTGTTAACAGCCTCCAAATACTTATTCAAACTAACAATGAACTGACTCGTCCTGTAATTTAGAAGGAAAATATGAAAGAATAAGAGAAATCCTGTGAGGATAATACAAATTTTAAAAGAGAAAATAATCTCAAGGTCATCAGAGATCTAATAATATGACAAACCTTGGCTTATAATACACTACAAAGAGTGTCTGGGTTGCAACAGCATGCGATGCAGTAGCAAGCACCCCTACATGCATGCTTTGACTTGAGATCACAGATGATGGCATGCTGCTCTGTTGACGAGCAAGACGCCTAATTCCAACTCGTAAGTCCCCGTTGTCGCCTCTGCAGAAGAAATTTTTGCATATATTAATAATCATTTCATTGAAAATAATGAACATTAATGTCCCATATAGCAAAAGAGACAAGTATCAAATTCCAGCCCAAGTGGTGTTAGATACGGTTAAACTGATGAAAGAAAGAAAATGAGATAGAAACAAAAAGAAAGCGATATATACCTGAGAAATACAAAAGAATCCCCGGCACTTAACCTCTTAGAAGTAACAAAAGTACTCCATCCTGTTGTGAGCAAGTGTCTCCGTGGTTGCCCTGTTCAGTTAATTACAGATCAAGGAACTATGAGTGAGACTTGACATGGTTATTGGTCCAAAACATGTTTTTACATAGAAGCATAATCTCTTCCCATTTGTACAATTAAATAATAGGGACATCTGTAAGGGTACAAAGTGAATGAGGTAGGTCACCTCTGAAAATGTGCTTAAATCGCCACTCATAACCATGAAGATCTTTGGCAACCAATTCCTGAGTTGGGGTTGCCTGAGTCATGTCCTGGAAAAGAAGACATGACAGGTGATGATAGGATACATACATAAAGATAAACATTTAAACATCAATTGGGCCTCGTTTGTTTCGCGGAAATTAGGTAGCAGGATAGGAAAGTTCCTTTCCTGCGTTTGGGAAAGTCAAGGAAAGGAAAAACTTTCCTGATTGAAGGGAAAATATGGGGGAAAGTGGCTCATTCCAAAATCCAATGGAACCACTTTCCTTCCTTCTTTTCCTGCATTTATTACTCACATCATAATAATTTATTATATTTTTTAAGAACTTTCCTAATGACTTTCCTTACGTTACCAAACATCGGAATGAAAACTTCTCTTGAAATTTCATTCCTATTCACTTTCCCTTCCCATGGGAGAGAGGAAGGAACTACTTTCCTTTCCGCAAACCAAACCAAGGACATAATAGACATCAAAGCTATTTCACAACAAAAAGATAGAAACTGGAATGCAAAAAATACCAGTGGAGGAAGGCACTCAGTCGCGTGTTTGCGTAAAACAGAAAACCCACCATGGGTACTCGTATCCGAAGCAGTAAGAACCTTGCAGAATGAGTAAACCTTTGGTCTTTCAGGTTCAGAAAGACACTCATCAGGGTCAGGACTAGTAGGTTCCTTGAATTGCTACACGTACAAATTAATACTACACTATCAGAAAATTTGCTTCAAACATTGAAGCGGATACAATAAGATGGAAGCTCAATTAGCTCTTACATTTGCCTCAGGAATTAAAGTAATTTGCGCATAAACCTCGTCCGTATCTTGTTCAGCCTAAAATTCCAGAAGAAAATAAAACAGTAAGTTTCTAACAAAGCACACAATTCCCAAATTATTCCCAACTCCTCTTAACAGAATTAAAGGATCCAGCTGATCTGACTTTCAATTTCTCAGTCGAAAAGTTTGACTAGAAAAATCCAACCGAATCTTTCTCGAAACAAAGTAATCAGATGAGAAAGAGGAAATACCAGCAGCTGAACATGCATGACTTGACAGAGAATCTTCGAGGGGAGATTAAACCGAGGAATCACCTGATTCGCTTCCGGATTTGTTGTTGTTGATGCCTCTAACTACACATTCACATATAGGAAAAAAAAATTCCCAAAAATAGCGAAACAGTTGTCAATTTCAACCCAAAAAAACACTCCTATAAACAGAAACAAAAAAATAATAATCAAAACGCAGAAGAAGAACAGACTTGCTCCATGTGGCCTTGTGGAAAGTAGAACACTCTCTCCTTGAGGCGAGGGACTTCCACGAGTGGGCCCGCACAGGCCTTCCATAGCTCCGGGTACAGAACATCTGCTCCTGCAAATAAATAAATAAATCATCATCCAAAACACTTGAATTCGGAACAGAACGAGCTGAGATCATGAGCTGGAATCAAACCTTTA encodes the following:
- the LOC101314955 gene encoding auxin response factor 9-like produces the protein MMAHQAGSYSQPNIFDKGADVLYPELWKACAGPLVEVPRLKERVFYFPQGHMEQLEASTTTNPEANQVIPRFNLPSKILCQVMHVQLLAEQDTDEVYAQITLIPEANQFKEPTSPDPDECLSEPERPKVYSFCKVLTASDTSTHGGFSVLRKHATECLPPLDMTQATPTQELVAKDLHGYEWRFKHIFRGQPRRHLLTTGWSTFVTSKRLSAGDSFVFLRGDNGDLRVGIRRLARQQSSMPSSVISSQSMHVGVLATASHAVATQTLFVVYYKPRTSQFIVSLNKYLEAVNNKFSVGMRFKMRFEGEDAPERRFSGTIIGLEDISPQWADSKWRSLKVQWDESASIPRPDRVSPWEIEPYVASIPASLSQSTVLKNKRPRLVPEIPAPDTASSITWHDVTQLSGAAEGQRSEDHVALNHQQADIISISSCISRTTDGGWLSSPTVEDSKTGPAWPLFSGYSTPTSLKPKNDLMLDHVEKRKKTETASGCLIFGVDFSSNPKSAHSVEKPPPQPIIASTGTTEGQVSISVEAESDQKSDLSKASKESKAQLQVSPKETLSKQSSSASTRSRVKVQMQGIAVGRAVDLTMLEGYEQLIVELEEMFDIKGQIGPRKKWEIVFTDDEGDMMLAGDDPWLEFCNMVRRIFICSSQDVKKISAGRKRLSMSSLEVEGTVTSLD